In Microbacterium foliorum, the following proteins share a genomic window:
- a CDS encoding zinc-dependent metalloprotease — translation MSDNDPTPEDFQEFLRRMMSGQGGGDIDPEALQNAFAGMDGIQLDPAMMQTIMSQLQGAFGGDAWENALRQALHIANRDGLGITDGSRSSLVDSFALADLWLGEATTISELAESPKAMTRGEWVEATLPVWKEIADPVSTSIADALTSALDTQVPEEMRDVVQGAGKLMRGLGGSVFAAQFGQVLGNLALEVVSGGDVGIPVLPAGTAAVIPQNLTAFGEGLEIPEDQITLYLATRELAYARLYRHSKWLHLHVMAQITDFARGVTVDVDALEDVASRLDPSNPEELRAAIEGGALLPTQTEAQREALARLENLVATIDGWVDVVTAQATSRLPDGSRIAEAARRRRAVGGPAEDALGALVGLKLRPRRLREASAMWQAVTDAVGIAGRDALWDYPDLMPTSEDIDDPSALVARLQASARGEQPVADEFDEALARLLDGDDFSGEQPEESEGEQDSDGGDGPGGDRPV, via the coding sequence ATGTCAGACAACGACCCGACCCCCGAGGACTTCCAGGAGTTCCTCCGACGAATGATGTCCGGCCAGGGTGGCGGCGATATCGACCCCGAGGCGCTGCAGAACGCCTTCGCGGGCATGGATGGGATCCAGCTCGACCCGGCGATGATGCAGACGATCATGTCGCAGCTGCAGGGCGCGTTCGGCGGTGACGCCTGGGAGAATGCGCTGCGTCAGGCCCTGCACATCGCCAACCGCGACGGCCTCGGCATCACCGACGGCTCACGGAGTTCGCTCGTCGACTCGTTCGCACTCGCCGACCTGTGGCTCGGCGAGGCGACGACGATCTCCGAGCTCGCCGAGTCGCCCAAGGCGATGACGCGCGGCGAATGGGTCGAAGCGACCCTGCCCGTGTGGAAGGAGATCGCCGACCCCGTGTCGACGAGCATCGCCGATGCGCTCACCAGCGCCCTCGACACGCAGGTGCCCGAGGAGATGCGCGACGTCGTGCAGGGCGCGGGCAAGCTCATGCGCGGTCTCGGCGGCTCGGTGTTCGCCGCCCAGTTCGGGCAGGTGCTCGGCAACCTCGCGCTAGAGGTGGTGTCCGGCGGAGATGTCGGCATCCCCGTGCTTCCCGCCGGAACCGCGGCAGTCATCCCCCAGAACCTGACGGCGTTCGGCGAGGGTCTCGAGATCCCCGAAGACCAGATCACCCTCTACCTGGCGACGCGCGAGCTCGCCTATGCCCGGCTGTATCGCCATTCGAAGTGGCTGCACCTGCATGTCATGGCGCAGATCACCGATTTCGCCCGTGGGGTCACGGTCGATGTCGATGCACTCGAAGACGTCGCGAGCCGCCTCGACCCGTCGAACCCCGAGGAGCTCCGCGCAGCGATCGAGGGCGGCGCCCTGCTGCCCACGCAGACGGAGGCACAGCGCGAGGCACTCGCTCGTCTCGAGAATCTCGTGGCGACGATCGACGGCTGGGTCGACGTCGTGACCGCGCAGGCCACCTCTCGTCTGCCAGACGGGTCCCGCATCGCCGAGGCGGCCCGCCGCCGCCGCGCTGTGGGTGGCCCGGCTGAAGATGCTCTCGGCGCCCTCGTGGGCCTCAAGCTTCGGCCTCGGCGACTGCGCGAGGCGTCGGCGATGTGGCAGGCGGTGACCGACGCCGTGGGCATCGCAGGGCGCGACGCGCTGTGGGACTACCCCGACCTCATGCCCACCTCAGAGGACATCGACGACCCGTCTGCACTCGTCGCGCGGCTCCAGGCGAGCGCACGAGGAGAGCAGCCTGTCGCAGATGAGTTCGACGAGGCACTGGCGCGCCTGCTCGACGGCGACGATTTCTCGGGCGAGCAGCCCGAGGAGTCGGAGGGCGAGCAGGACTCCGACGGCGGTGACGGCCCGGGAGGCGACCGTCCGGTGTGA
- a CDS encoding YlbL family protein: MDRTRPVKLGLGVWALVVALIALVVLTFLPTPYVIQRPGPVYDTLGTAAGADGEQVPLIQVEGTETFETAGSLDLTTVQVVGNRERTPSWFELALAWTDSSRAVVPLDSVFPEGVTTEERDERNATLMVDSQHEATAAALNELGYDTGAEVVVQEVIEDAPAEGALEAEDVITAVDGAAVTSAKQLRQAIQDAAGAPVELTVQRAGEDQVVEVTPAKQTDGDVTTWLIGVTLRTDYDFEIDVTLQLDNVGGPSAGMMFALGIIDTVTEGELNGGENVAGTGTIEADGTVGPIGGIRQKLYGARDAGADYFLAPSTNCDEVVGHVPDGLTVISTSTLEESLAALDVIAEGGDVGSLPSCDVVTSP; the protein is encoded by the coding sequence GTGGATCGAACCCGGCCTGTGAAGCTCGGACTGGGCGTCTGGGCGCTGGTCGTCGCGCTGATCGCGCTCGTCGTGCTGACCTTCCTCCCGACGCCGTACGTCATCCAGCGTCCCGGCCCGGTCTACGACACCCTCGGCACGGCGGCCGGTGCAGACGGCGAGCAGGTTCCCCTGATTCAGGTCGAGGGCACCGAGACCTTCGAGACCGCCGGGTCGCTCGACCTCACGACCGTGCAGGTCGTCGGCAACCGCGAGCGCACGCCGAGCTGGTTCGAGCTCGCTCTGGCCTGGACGGATTCCTCGAGAGCGGTGGTCCCGCTCGACTCGGTGTTCCCCGAGGGGGTCACGACAGAGGAGCGGGACGAACGCAACGCGACGCTCATGGTCGACTCGCAGCACGAGGCGACCGCCGCGGCGCTCAACGAGCTCGGCTACGACACCGGAGCCGAGGTCGTCGTGCAGGAGGTCATCGAGGACGCTCCGGCCGAGGGCGCTCTCGAGGCGGAAGATGTCATCACCGCTGTCGACGGCGCCGCGGTGACCTCGGCCAAGCAGCTGCGTCAGGCGATCCAGGATGCAGCCGGCGCACCTGTCGAGCTCACGGTGCAGCGGGCCGGCGAAGACCAGGTCGTCGAGGTGACACCCGCGAAGCAGACCGACGGAGACGTGACGACGTGGTTGATCGGGGTCACCCTGCGCACCGACTACGACTTCGAGATCGATGTGACACTCCAGCTCGACAACGTCGGAGGGCCGAGCGCCGGCATGATGTTCGCACTCGGCATCATCGACACCGTCACCGAGGGAGAGCTCAACGGCGGAGAGAACGTCGCCGGTACCGGCACGATCGAAGCCGACGGCACCGTCGGACCGATCGGCGGCATCCGGCAGAAGCTCTACGGCGCTCGTGATGCGGGAGCGGACTACTTCCTCGCACCGTCGACGAACTGCGACGAGGTCGTCGGCCATGTGCCGGACGGCCTCACCGTGATCAGCACGTCGACGCTGGAGGAATCGCTCGCGGCGCTCGACGTGATCGCCGAGGGCGGCGACGTAGGATCGCTCCCGTCATGCGACGTCGTGACCTCCCCGTGA
- a CDS encoding UPF0182 family membrane protein yields the protein MTSTSAPNPATPRTSRRIFGISLAIIAALIAAFFVFASLYTEYLWFDQVGFEGVLTTQWIATAVMFVVGFLGMAVPLFVAIQLAYRLRPVYVRLSSQLDRYQEVIEPLRRLAMWGMPIFFGLFAGFSAASQWKTVWLWVNGVATDTVDPQFGVDTGFYMFAMPFYSILLAFVSAVLLLTLIVTALVSYLYGSVRIGQGELRISKPARIQLAIIAGLYLLVQAASLWLDRYKTLVAEDDRIVGPAYTGVNATIPGLAILTIIAAIVAILFFVTAVIGRWRFPLAATALLIVASLVVGVGFPWAVTTFQVAPNQNAYQAEFYQRNIDGTKEAYGVANLETTPFEAETDAEAGQLREDAETTASIRIVDPAVISPAVRQLEQYRGYYQFQQNLDVDRYEIDGEMQDTVVSVRDLDMEGVDVSNWNNRAAVYTHGYGLVVAAGNQRTPDGEPVFLERGIPSAGFLTEQEEFEPRVYFGENSPEYSIVGSPDGTDPVEIDYPRGKDGSTETKTTFEGDGGPQIGSTFTKLLYALKFQSEQILFSNLVNEESQILYDRDPTTRVQKVAPYLELDSDPYPSVVDGRVVWIVDGYTTSATYPYSTNVSLSEAIADSNIPSPTLAIDEINYIRNSVKATVDAYDGSVTLYAWDEEDPVLQTWQNIYPSTLKPVSDMSADLMSHVRYPTDLFKVQRDILGIYHIDTAGSFAQQDNRWQTPNDPRSDAVLQPPYYLTMQMPGQDSPRFSMFSTFIPSATGSGGNRDVLMGYLAVDSDAGSEAGVKAEGYGQLRMLEIDTDTTVPGPGQVQNTYNSDTAVVPQLNLLQQGESEVLYGNLLTLPVGGGLLYVQPVYVQSSEGTKLPRLQKVLVAFGDKVAFEDTLTAALDTLFGGDAGAAGGDDQVEPTEPDPDTGEVPTEPTAPTDVEAEALAAAQQALTDREAALKEGDLTKFAEADKRLTDAVNTLLGLEQGAGE from the coding sequence GTGACCTCGACTTCTGCACCGAACCCGGCCACTCCCCGAACCTCGCGACGAATCTTCGGCATCTCGTTGGCGATCATCGCCGCGCTGATCGCCGCCTTCTTCGTCTTCGCGTCGCTCTACACCGAATACCTCTGGTTCGACCAGGTGGGCTTCGAGGGAGTTCTCACCACCCAATGGATCGCCACGGCGGTGATGTTCGTCGTCGGATTCCTCGGGATGGCAGTGCCTCTGTTCGTGGCCATCCAGCTCGCGTACCGTCTGCGCCCCGTCTACGTGCGGCTCAGCTCGCAGCTGGACAGGTACCAGGAGGTCATCGAGCCGCTCCGGCGTCTCGCGATGTGGGGCATGCCGATCTTCTTCGGCCTGTTCGCGGGCTTCTCCGCGGCGAGCCAGTGGAAGACCGTCTGGCTGTGGGTGAACGGTGTCGCGACTGACACGGTCGACCCGCAGTTCGGCGTCGACACGGGCTTCTACATGTTCGCGATGCCCTTCTACTCGATCCTCCTGGCCTTCGTGTCGGCGGTCCTGCTGCTCACGCTCATCGTGACGGCGCTGGTGTCGTACCTCTATGGGTCCGTCCGCATCGGCCAGGGCGAGCTGCGCATCTCCAAGCCCGCTCGCATCCAGCTCGCGATCATCGCCGGTCTCTACCTGCTGGTGCAGGCGGCGAGCCTCTGGCTCGACCGCTACAAGACCCTCGTCGCCGAGGACGACCGCATCGTCGGTCCCGCGTACACCGGTGTCAACGCGACGATCCCCGGTCTCGCGATCCTCACGATCATCGCCGCGATCGTGGCGATCCTCTTCTTCGTCACCGCCGTCATCGGTCGCTGGCGCTTCCCGCTCGCCGCGACCGCGCTGCTGATCGTCGCCTCGCTCGTCGTGGGCGTCGGCTTCCCCTGGGCGGTGACCACCTTCCAGGTGGCCCCCAACCAGAACGCCTACCAGGCCGAGTTCTATCAGCGGAACATCGACGGCACCAAGGAGGCGTACGGGGTCGCCAATCTCGAGACCACGCCGTTCGAGGCCGAGACCGACGCCGAGGCCGGTCAGCTGCGCGAGGATGCCGAGACCACGGCGTCCATCCGCATCGTCGACCCCGCCGTGATCAGCCCGGCCGTCCGCCAGCTCGAGCAGTACCGCGGGTACTACCAGTTCCAGCAGAACCTCGATGTCGATCGCTACGAGATCGACGGTGAGATGCAGGACACCGTGGTGTCCGTGCGAGACCTCGACATGGAAGGCGTCGACGTCAGCAACTGGAACAACCGCGCCGCCGTCTACACCCACGGCTACGGCCTGGTGGTCGCAGCGGGCAACCAGCGCACGCCCGACGGCGAGCCGGTCTTCCTCGAGCGCGGCATCCCGTCTGCGGGCTTCCTCACCGAGCAGGAGGAGTTCGAGCCCCGCGTGTACTTCGGTGAGAACTCGCCCGAGTACTCGATCGTGGGCTCTCCCGATGGCACCGACCCCGTCGAGATCGACTACCCGCGCGGCAAGGACGGCTCGACCGAGACCAAGACCACGTTCGAAGGCGACGGCGGACCGCAGATCGGCAGCACCTTCACGAAGCTGCTCTACGCCCTGAAGTTCCAGTCGGAGCAGATCCTGTTCTCCAACCTGGTGAACGAGGAATCTCAGATCCTCTACGACCGCGACCCCACGACGCGTGTGCAGAAGGTCGCACCGTACCTCGAGCTCGACAGCGACCCGTACCCCAGCGTGGTCGACGGACGCGTCGTCTGGATCGTCGACGGCTACACGACGAGCGCGACCTACCCGTACTCGACGAACGTGAGTCTGTCGGAGGCGATCGCCGATTCGAACATCCCGTCGCCCACCCTCGCGATCGACGAGATCAACTACATCCGCAACTCGGTCAAGGCGACGGTCGATGCCTACGACGGCTCGGTGACGCTGTACGCATGGGACGAAGAGGATCCCGTGCTGCAGACGTGGCAGAACATCTACCCGTCGACGCTGAAGCCCGTGAGCGACATGTCGGCTGATCTGATGAGCCACGTGCGCTACCCGACCGACCTGTTCAAGGTCCAGCGCGACATCCTCGGGATCTACCACATCGACACCGCGGGCTCGTTCGCGCAGCAGGACAACCGTTGGCAGACGCCCAACGACCCGCGCAGCGACGCGGTCCTGCAGCCGCCCTACTACCTGACGATGCAGATGCCGGGGCAGGACTCTCCGCGGTTCTCGATGTTCTCCACCTTCATCCCGTCGGCGACGGGCAGCGGTGGCAACCGCGACGTGCTGATGGGCTACCTCGCTGTGGACTCGGATGCCGGGTCGGAGGCGGGCGTGAAGGCCGAAGGCTATGGCCAGCTGCGGATGCTCGAGATCGACACCGATACGACGGTGCCCGGCCCCGGTCAGGTGCAGAACACCTACAACTCCGACACCGCCGTGGTGCCGCAGCTCAACCTGCTGCAGCAGGGAGAGTCCGAGGTGCTCTACGGCAACCTGCTGACGCTGCCCGTGGGTGGCGGTCTGCTCTATGTGCAGCCGGTCTACGTGCAGTCCTCGGAGGGCACGAAGCTCCCTCGTCTGCAGAAGGTCCTCGTGGCCTTCGGCGACAAGGTCGCGTTCGAGGACACGCTGACCGCGGCCCTCGACACGCTGTTCGGCGGCGACGCGGGTGCGGCCGGTGGAGACGACCAGGTCGAGCCCACCGAACCGGACCCGGACACCGGTGAGGTCCCGACCGAGCCGACCGCCCCGACCGACGTCGAGGCGGAGGCCCTCGCGGCAGCGCAGCAGGCGCTGACCGACCGTGAGGCAGCGCTCAAAGAGGGTGACCTGACCAAGTTCGCCGAGGCCGACAAGCGGCTCACGGATGCCGTGAACAC